In Tripterygium wilfordii isolate XIE 37 chromosome 15, ASM1340144v1, whole genome shotgun sequence, one DNA window encodes the following:
- the LOC120015941 gene encoding kinesin-like protein KIN-14C isoform X4 translates to MDVYKPMANHTDESEAKQQEILVEWLHSILPNLSLPVRASVEELRACLIDGTVLCRILRRLRPGSFNEGSDSDYSPASRLENIKRFLATMDVLGVPKFEILDLEKGSMKTVIDCLLKLRAQFSLVGDNFSVSSTITKSSNPNGDASARGVLSPLSGDERQKVMSESRFQRALRSPIMSAPSASLAHQVRHNIHEVFENKNGSYADLPPATITEMMKSNSLDNAPTQSLLSVVNGILDESVERKNGEIPHRVACLLRKVVQEIERRISTQADHLRTQNNLFKARDKKYQSRIKVLEALASGPGEETGIEKFKMEERKKLEEEYVVKLMKEKDKSNLEISTLKQELEVAKKTYELCCLQVETESNSSKSNLEKRIKELECLLAEPSNRVKELENLLEESRNRVNELENLLAESRNRLKELEAYELHCSRVEKESKSAKSDLDKRIKELENLLAASRNKVKELELYSESKYQKGSKKQNSYKSFMDFQFCSLRELRLSSGFIKQEILKTQKIYSDEFNHLGEKLKALADAAENYHEVLAENRRLFNEIQDLKGNIRVCCRIRPFMPGQPAKRSTIEYIGENGELVIANPSKPGKDGNRLFKFNKIFGPDATQVDVFSDIQPLIQSVLDGYNVCIFAYGQTGSGKTYTMTGPNGASNEQMGVNYRSLNDLFNISQHRNNSIKYQVGVQMVEIYNEQVRDLLSSDGSQKKLGIMSTTQTTGLAVPDASMHPVNSTSDVLDLMNVGMKNRASGATALNERSSRSHSVLTIHVHGKDSKTGVPLHGNLHLVDLAGSERVDRSEVTGDRLKEAQHINKSLSALGDVIFALSQKSSHVPYRNSKLTQVLQSSLGGEAKILMFVQLNPDASSFLESMSTLKFAERVSGVELGAARSSKEGRDVRELMEQVASLKNTIAKKDDEIERLQLLKDLKNVYSGINGEKNGPSSMRYESSSPGRDSVGDSPECNQKSSAGKGFGRGEKATSDHDNCSEYSDKYSEADSQKSMDDFKHQNELSQQSKVAGNRNFHFQADGAILGFGDADDDERLSDKSDGCLSVGTDPDGSVEDTNSTDGRKSSNQVQRPRPASKVQRPLQRAGQTASKDHLKASTSIRRSGSSSTLLKPPRRWT, encoded by the exons atGGATGTTTACAAACCAATGGCAAATCACACTGATGAATCTGAAG CCAAGCAGCAAGAAATATTGGTTGAGTGGTTGCATAGCATTCTTCCTAATTTAAGCTTGCCAGTTAGGGCTTCTGTAGAGGAACTGAGAGCTTGCTTAATCGACGGCACTGTTCTATGTCGGATTTTGAGAAGGCTTAGACCTGGTTCTTTCAATGAG GGAAGTGATTCTGATTATTCACCTGCTTCACGCTTGGAAAACATTAAAAGGTTTCTGGCAACAATGGATGTATTGGGTGTGCCCAAGTTTGAAATATTAGACTTGGAAAAG GGATCTATGAAAACTGTTATTGACTGTCTTCTAAAACTTAGAGCACAATTTTCGCTTGTGGGAGATAATTTTTCTGTCTCAAGCACCATTACAAAATCCAGTAATCCGAATGGAGATGCATCTGCCCGGGGTGTCCTCTCTCCATTATCTGGAGATGAAAGGCAGAAGGTTATGTCAGAATCAAGATTTCAACGTGCTTTGCGTAGCCCTATTATGTCAG CGCCATCAGCTTCCCTAGCACATCAAGTTCGACACAATATCCACGAGGTGTTTGAGAACAAGAACGGGAGCTACGCAGACCTTCCACCCGCGACGATCACAGAGATGATGAAATCAAACAGTTTAGAT AATGCACCAACTCAGTCACTTTTGAGTGTCGTGAATGGAATTCTGGATGAAAGTGTCGAAAGAAAGAATGGCGAAATACCTCAT CGAGTGGCCTGCTTGTTGAGAAAAGTCGTGCAGGAGATTGAACGGCGTATATCGACTCAAGCAGATCACTTAAGAACA CAAAACAATCTGTTTAAGGCCCGTGACAAGAAATACCAGTCAAGAATCAAAGTACTCGAAGCCCTTGCATCTGGGCCTGGTGAAGAGACTGGG ATTgagaagttcaaaatggaagaaagaaagaaacttgaGGAGGAGTACGTGGTTAAATTGATGAAAGAGAAGGATAAAAGCAATCTTGAAATTTCAACATTGAAGCAAGAATTAGAAGTGGCGAAAAAGACTTACGAACTTTGTTGCTTGCAAGTAGAAACAGAATCTAATTCTTCTAAATCGAACCTAGAGAAGAGGATAAAAGAGCTTGAATGCCTTTTGGCAGAGCCAAGTAATAGGGTGAAAGAGCTTGAGAACCTCCTGGAAGAGTCAAGGAATAGGGTTAACGAGCTTGAGAACCTCCTGGCAGAGTCGAGGAATAGGCTGAAAGAGCTTGAGGCATATGAACTGCATTGCTCTCGAGTAGAAAAAGAATCTAAATCAGCTAAATCAGACCTAGATAAGAGGATAAAAGAGCTTGAGAACCTCCTGGCAGCGTCAAGGAATAAAGTGAAAGAGCTTGAGTTATATTCAGAGTCAAAATATCAAAAGGGGAGCAAGAAACAGAATAGCTACAAGAGCTTTAtggattttcaattttgttctttGCGG GAATTGAGATTATCTTCTGGGTTCATCAAGCAAGAAATTTTGAAGACGCAAAAGATCTATTCGGATGAATTCAATCACCTTG GAGAGAAGCTTAAAGCATTAGCAGATGCAGCAGAGAACTATCATGAAGTACTTGCTGAAAACCGGAGGCTCTTTAATGAGATTCAGGATTTGAAAG GAAACATTAGAGTATGTTGTCGGATAAGGCCATTTATGCCTGGGCAGCCTGCAAAACGTTCAACTATAGAATATATTGGTGAAAATGGGGAGTTAGTCATTGCAAATCCCTCTAAACCAGGGAAAGATGGCAATCGATTGTTCAAGTTTAATAAGATCTTTGGTCCTGATGCTACCCAAG TGGATGTATTTTCAGACATCCAGCCTTTGATACAATCTGTACTTGATGGATATAACGTGTGTATATTTGCTTATGGACAAACTGGTTCCGGAAAAACCTACACAAtg ACTGGTCCTAATGGAGCGTCTAACGAGCAAATGGGAGTTAACTACCGATCTCTGAATGATCTTTTCAATATCTCCCAACATAGAAACAATTCCATCAAATATCAAGTTGGGGTCCAAATGGTTGAAATATATAATGAACAAGTGCGGGATTTACTATCAAGTGACGGTTCCCAAAAGAA ACTCGGGATAATGTCTACCACTCAAACCACTGGACTAGCTGTACCTGATGCTAGTATGCATCCTGTCAACTCAACTTCAGATGTTCTAGACCTAATGAATGTTGGAATGAAAAATAGAGCTTCTGGTGCCACTGCATTGAATGAGAGAAGCAGTCGCTCTCACAG TGTTCTGACCATCCATGTTCACGGGAAGGATTCGAAGACTGGTGTTCCACTGCATGGAAATCTTCATTTGGTAGACCTTGCAGGAAGTGAAAGAGTTGACCGCTCTGAGGTAACTGGAGATAGGCTCAAGGAAGCGCAACATATTAACAAGTCCTTGTCTGCTCTTGGAGACGTCATTTTTGCACTTTCACAAAAGAGTTCTCATGTACCTTACAGGAACAGCAAACTCACTCAAGTCCTTCAGAGTTCTCTCg GAGGTGAAGCAAAGATTCTTATGTTTGTGCAGCTCAATCCTGATGCATCTTCATTTTTGGAAAGTATGAGCACTTTGAAATTTGCGGAGAGAGTTTCTGGGGTTGAGTTAGGTGCTGCACGAAGTAGCAAAGAGGGCAGGGATGTTAGGGAATTAATGGAGCAG GTGGCATCTCTGAAAAACACAATTGCCAAGAAGGATGATGAGATAGAGCGGCTGCAATTACTAAAAGATCTAAAAAACGTGTATTCAGGGATCAATGGGGAAAAGAATGGGCCAAGTTCAATGAGGTATGAGTCTTCTTCTCCAGGCAGAGATTCTGTAGGTGATTCTCCTGAGTGTAACCAAAAGTCATCGGCTGGAAAGGGCTTTGGACGTGGCGAGAAAGCAACTTCTGATCATGACAACTGTTCAGAGTACAGTGATAAGTATTCCGAAGCTGATTCCCAGAAGTCCATGGATGACTTTAAACACCAAAATGAATTGTCACAGCAATCAAAAGTTGCTGGAAACcgtaattttcattttcaagcaGATGGTGCGATTTTAGGATTTGGGGATGCAGACGATGATGAGAGATTAAGTGACAAGTCTGATGGCTGTCTTTCTGTGGGAACAGACCCTGACGGCTCAGTTGAGGATACTAATTCCACCGATGGCAGAAAATCATCAAATCAAGTACAAAG GCCAAGGCCAGCATCTAAGGTACAAAGACCCCTACAAAGAGCAGGGCAGACTGCTTCAAAAGACCATTTGAAGGCGTCAACAA GTATTAGAAGAAGTGGTAGTAGCTCTACCTTACTTAAACCACCCAGAAGATGGACGTAA
- the LOC120015941 gene encoding kinesin-like protein KIN-14C isoform X2 — translation MDVYKPMANHTDESEAKQQEILVEWLHSILPNLSLPVRASVEELRACLIDGTVLCRILRRLRPGSFNEGSDSDYSPASRLENIKRFLATMDVLGVPKFEILDLEKGSMKTVIDCLLKLRAQFSLVGDNFSVSSTITKSSNPNGDASARGVLSPLSGDERQKVMSESRFQRALRSPIMSAPSASLAHQVRHNIHEVFENKNGSYADLPPATITEMMKSNSLDNAPTQSLLSVVNGILDESVERKNGEIPHVCTLGHKGGEILTKKYRVACLLRKVVQEIERRISTQADHLRTQNNLFKARDKKYQSRIKVLEALASGPGEETGIEKFKMEERKKLEEEYVVKLMKEKDKSNLEISTLKQELEVAKKTYELCCLQVETESNSSKSNLEKRIKELECLLAEPSNRVKELENLLEESRNRVNELENLLAESRNRLKELEAYELHCSRVEKESKSAKSDLDKRIKELENLLAASRNKVKELELYSESKYQKGSKKQNSYKSFMDFQFCSLRELRLSSGFIKQEILKTQKIYSDEFNHLGEKLKALADAAENYHEVLAENRRLFNEIQDLKGNIRVCCRIRPFMPGQPAKRSTIEYIGENGELVIANPSKPGKDGNRLFKFNKIFGPDATQVDVFSDIQPLIQSVLDGYNVCIFAYGQTGSGKTYTMTGPNGASNEQMGVNYRSLNDLFNISQHRNNSIKYQVGVQMVEIYNEQVRDLLSSDGSQKKLGIMSTTQTTGLAVPDASMHPVNSTSDVLDLMNVGMKNRASGATALNERSSRSHSVLTIHVHGKDSKTGVPLHGNLHLVDLAGSERVDRSEVTGDRLKEAQHINKSLSALGDVIFALSQKSSHVPYRNSKLTQVLQSSLGGEAKILMFVQLNPDASSFLESMSTLKFAERVSGVELGAARSSKEGRDVRELMEQVASLKNTIAKKDDEIERLQLLKDLKNVYSGINGEKNGPSSMRYESSSPGRDSVGDSPECNQKSSAGKGFGRGEKATSDHDNCSEYSDKYSEADSQKSMDDFKHQNELSQQSKVAGNRNFHFQADGAILGFGDADDDERLSDKSDGCLSVGTDPDGSVEDTNSTDGRKSSNQVQRPRPASKVQRPLQRAGQTASKDHLKASTSIRRSGSSSTLLKPPRRWT, via the exons atGGATGTTTACAAACCAATGGCAAATCACACTGATGAATCTGAAG CCAAGCAGCAAGAAATATTGGTTGAGTGGTTGCATAGCATTCTTCCTAATTTAAGCTTGCCAGTTAGGGCTTCTGTAGAGGAACTGAGAGCTTGCTTAATCGACGGCACTGTTCTATGTCGGATTTTGAGAAGGCTTAGACCTGGTTCTTTCAATGAG GGAAGTGATTCTGATTATTCACCTGCTTCACGCTTGGAAAACATTAAAAGGTTTCTGGCAACAATGGATGTATTGGGTGTGCCCAAGTTTGAAATATTAGACTTGGAAAAG GGATCTATGAAAACTGTTATTGACTGTCTTCTAAAACTTAGAGCACAATTTTCGCTTGTGGGAGATAATTTTTCTGTCTCAAGCACCATTACAAAATCCAGTAATCCGAATGGAGATGCATCTGCCCGGGGTGTCCTCTCTCCATTATCTGGAGATGAAAGGCAGAAGGTTATGTCAGAATCAAGATTTCAACGTGCTTTGCGTAGCCCTATTATGTCAG CGCCATCAGCTTCCCTAGCACATCAAGTTCGACACAATATCCACGAGGTGTTTGAGAACAAGAACGGGAGCTACGCAGACCTTCCACCCGCGACGATCACAGAGATGATGAAATCAAACAGTTTAGAT AATGCACCAACTCAGTCACTTTTGAGTGTCGTGAATGGAATTCTGGATGAAAGTGTCGAAAGAAAGAATGGCGAAATACCTCATGTATGCACTCTGGGACATAAGGGTGGGGAGATTTTGACTAAGAAATAC CGAGTGGCCTGCTTGTTGAGAAAAGTCGTGCAGGAGATTGAACGGCGTATATCGACTCAAGCAGATCACTTAAGAACA CAAAACAATCTGTTTAAGGCCCGTGACAAGAAATACCAGTCAAGAATCAAAGTACTCGAAGCCCTTGCATCTGGGCCTGGTGAAGAGACTGGG ATTgagaagttcaaaatggaagaaagaaagaaacttgaGGAGGAGTACGTGGTTAAATTGATGAAAGAGAAGGATAAAAGCAATCTTGAAATTTCAACATTGAAGCAAGAATTAGAAGTGGCGAAAAAGACTTACGAACTTTGTTGCTTGCAAGTAGAAACAGAATCTAATTCTTCTAAATCGAACCTAGAGAAGAGGATAAAAGAGCTTGAATGCCTTTTGGCAGAGCCAAGTAATAGGGTGAAAGAGCTTGAGAACCTCCTGGAAGAGTCAAGGAATAGGGTTAACGAGCTTGAGAACCTCCTGGCAGAGTCGAGGAATAGGCTGAAAGAGCTTGAGGCATATGAACTGCATTGCTCTCGAGTAGAAAAAGAATCTAAATCAGCTAAATCAGACCTAGATAAGAGGATAAAAGAGCTTGAGAACCTCCTGGCAGCGTCAAGGAATAAAGTGAAAGAGCTTGAGTTATATTCAGAGTCAAAATATCAAAAGGGGAGCAAGAAACAGAATAGCTACAAGAGCTTTAtggattttcaattttgttctttGCGG GAATTGAGATTATCTTCTGGGTTCATCAAGCAAGAAATTTTGAAGACGCAAAAGATCTATTCGGATGAATTCAATCACCTTG GAGAGAAGCTTAAAGCATTAGCAGATGCAGCAGAGAACTATCATGAAGTACTTGCTGAAAACCGGAGGCTCTTTAATGAGATTCAGGATTTGAAAG GAAACATTAGAGTATGTTGTCGGATAAGGCCATTTATGCCTGGGCAGCCTGCAAAACGTTCAACTATAGAATATATTGGTGAAAATGGGGAGTTAGTCATTGCAAATCCCTCTAAACCAGGGAAAGATGGCAATCGATTGTTCAAGTTTAATAAGATCTTTGGTCCTGATGCTACCCAAG TGGATGTATTTTCAGACATCCAGCCTTTGATACAATCTGTACTTGATGGATATAACGTGTGTATATTTGCTTATGGACAAACTGGTTCCGGAAAAACCTACACAAtg ACTGGTCCTAATGGAGCGTCTAACGAGCAAATGGGAGTTAACTACCGATCTCTGAATGATCTTTTCAATATCTCCCAACATAGAAACAATTCCATCAAATATCAAGTTGGGGTCCAAATGGTTGAAATATATAATGAACAAGTGCGGGATTTACTATCAAGTGACGGTTCCCAAAAGAA ACTCGGGATAATGTCTACCACTCAAACCACTGGACTAGCTGTACCTGATGCTAGTATGCATCCTGTCAACTCAACTTCAGATGTTCTAGACCTAATGAATGTTGGAATGAAAAATAGAGCTTCTGGTGCCACTGCATTGAATGAGAGAAGCAGTCGCTCTCACAG TGTTCTGACCATCCATGTTCACGGGAAGGATTCGAAGACTGGTGTTCCACTGCATGGAAATCTTCATTTGGTAGACCTTGCAGGAAGTGAAAGAGTTGACCGCTCTGAGGTAACTGGAGATAGGCTCAAGGAAGCGCAACATATTAACAAGTCCTTGTCTGCTCTTGGAGACGTCATTTTTGCACTTTCACAAAAGAGTTCTCATGTACCTTACAGGAACAGCAAACTCACTCAAGTCCTTCAGAGTTCTCTCg GAGGTGAAGCAAAGATTCTTATGTTTGTGCAGCTCAATCCTGATGCATCTTCATTTTTGGAAAGTATGAGCACTTTGAAATTTGCGGAGAGAGTTTCTGGGGTTGAGTTAGGTGCTGCACGAAGTAGCAAAGAGGGCAGGGATGTTAGGGAATTAATGGAGCAG GTGGCATCTCTGAAAAACACAATTGCCAAGAAGGATGATGAGATAGAGCGGCTGCAATTACTAAAAGATCTAAAAAACGTGTATTCAGGGATCAATGGGGAAAAGAATGGGCCAAGTTCAATGAGGTATGAGTCTTCTTCTCCAGGCAGAGATTCTGTAGGTGATTCTCCTGAGTGTAACCAAAAGTCATCGGCTGGAAAGGGCTTTGGACGTGGCGAGAAAGCAACTTCTGATCATGACAACTGTTCAGAGTACAGTGATAAGTATTCCGAAGCTGATTCCCAGAAGTCCATGGATGACTTTAAACACCAAAATGAATTGTCACAGCAATCAAAAGTTGCTGGAAACcgtaattttcattttcaagcaGATGGTGCGATTTTAGGATTTGGGGATGCAGACGATGATGAGAGATTAAGTGACAAGTCTGATGGCTGTCTTTCTGTGGGAACAGACCCTGACGGCTCAGTTGAGGATACTAATTCCACCGATGGCAGAAAATCATCAAATCAAGTACAAAG GCCAAGGCCAGCATCTAAGGTACAAAGACCCCTACAAAGAGCAGGGCAGACTGCTTCAAAAGACCATTTGAAGGCGTCAACAA GTATTAGAAGAAGTGGTAGTAGCTCTACCTTACTTAAACCACCCAGAAGATGGACGTAA
- the LOC120015941 gene encoding kinesin-like protein KIN-14P isoform X5 → MSESRFQRALRSPIMSAPSASLAHQVRHNIHEVFENKNGSYADLPPATITEMMKSNSLDNAPTQSLLSVVNGILDESVERKNGEIPHVCTLGHKGGEILTKKYRVACLLRKVVQEIERRISTQADHLRTQNNLFKARDKKYQSRIKVLEALASGPGEETGLQQMKIEKFKMEERKKLEEEYVVKLMKEKDKSNLEISTLKQELEVAKKTYELCCLQVETESNSSKSNLEKRIKELECLLAEPSNRVKELENLLEESRNRVNELENLLAESRNRLKELEAYELHCSRVEKESKSAKSDLDKRIKELENLLAASRNKVKELELYSESKYQKGSKKQNSYKSFMDFQFCSLRELRLSSGFIKQEILKTQKIYSDEFNHLGEKLKALADAAENYHEVLAENRRLFNEIQDLKGNIRVCCRIRPFMPGQPAKRSTIEYIGENGELVIANPSKPGKDGNRLFKFNKIFGPDATQVDVFSDIQPLIQSVLDGYNVCIFAYGQTGSGKTYTMTGPNGASNEQMGVNYRSLNDLFNISQHRNNSIKYQVGVQMVEIYNEQVRDLLSSDGSQKKLGIMSTTQTTGLAVPDASMHPVNSTSDVLDLMNVGMKNRASGATALNERSSRSHSVLTIHVHGKDSKTGVPLHGNLHLVDLAGSERVDRSEVTGDRLKEAQHINKSLSALGDVIFALSQKSSHVPYRNSKLTQVLQSSLGGEAKILMFVQLNPDASSFLESMSTLKFAERVSGVELGAARSSKEGRDVRELMEQVASLKNTIAKKDDEIERLQLLKDLKNVYSGINGEKNGPSSMRYESSSPGRDSVGDSPECNQKSSAGKGFGRGEKATSDHDNCSEYSDKYSEADSQKSMDDFKHQNELSQQSKVAGNRNFHFQADGAILGFGDADDDERLSDKSDGCLSVGTDPDGSVEDTNSTDGRKSSNQVQRPRPASKVQRPLQRAGQTASKDHLKASTSIRRSGSSSTLLKPPRRWT, encoded by the exons ATGTCAGAATCAAGATTTCAACGTGCTTTGCGTAGCCCTATTATGTCAG CGCCATCAGCTTCCCTAGCACATCAAGTTCGACACAATATCCACGAGGTGTTTGAGAACAAGAACGGGAGCTACGCAGACCTTCCACCCGCGACGATCACAGAGATGATGAAATCAAACAGTTTAGAT AATGCACCAACTCAGTCACTTTTGAGTGTCGTGAATGGAATTCTGGATGAAAGTGTCGAAAGAAAGAATGGCGAAATACCTCATGTATGCACTCTGGGACATAAGGGTGGGGAGATTTTGACTAAGAAATAC CGAGTGGCCTGCTTGTTGAGAAAAGTCGTGCAGGAGATTGAACGGCGTATATCGACTCAAGCAGATCACTTAAGAACA CAAAACAATCTGTTTAAGGCCCGTGACAAGAAATACCAGTCAAGAATCAAAGTACTCGAAGCCCTTGCATCTGGGCCTGGTGAAGAGACTGGG CTTCAGCAAATGAAG ATTgagaagttcaaaatggaagaaagaaagaaacttgaGGAGGAGTACGTGGTTAAATTGATGAAAGAGAAGGATAAAAGCAATCTTGAAATTTCAACATTGAAGCAAGAATTAGAAGTGGCGAAAAAGACTTACGAACTTTGTTGCTTGCAAGTAGAAACAGAATCTAATTCTTCTAAATCGAACCTAGAGAAGAGGATAAAAGAGCTTGAATGCCTTTTGGCAGAGCCAAGTAATAGGGTGAAAGAGCTTGAGAACCTCCTGGAAGAGTCAAGGAATAGGGTTAACGAGCTTGAGAACCTCCTGGCAGAGTCGAGGAATAGGCTGAAAGAGCTTGAGGCATATGAACTGCATTGCTCTCGAGTAGAAAAAGAATCTAAATCAGCTAAATCAGACCTAGATAAGAGGATAAAAGAGCTTGAGAACCTCCTGGCAGCGTCAAGGAATAAAGTGAAAGAGCTTGAGTTATATTCAGAGTCAAAATATCAAAAGGGGAGCAAGAAACAGAATAGCTACAAGAGCTTTAtggattttcaattttgttctttGCGG GAATTGAGATTATCTTCTGGGTTCATCAAGCAAGAAATTTTGAAGACGCAAAAGATCTATTCGGATGAATTCAATCACCTTG GAGAGAAGCTTAAAGCATTAGCAGATGCAGCAGAGAACTATCATGAAGTACTTGCTGAAAACCGGAGGCTCTTTAATGAGATTCAGGATTTGAAAG GAAACATTAGAGTATGTTGTCGGATAAGGCCATTTATGCCTGGGCAGCCTGCAAAACGTTCAACTATAGAATATATTGGTGAAAATGGGGAGTTAGTCATTGCAAATCCCTCTAAACCAGGGAAAGATGGCAATCGATTGTTCAAGTTTAATAAGATCTTTGGTCCTGATGCTACCCAAG TGGATGTATTTTCAGACATCCAGCCTTTGATACAATCTGTACTTGATGGATATAACGTGTGTATATTTGCTTATGGACAAACTGGTTCCGGAAAAACCTACACAAtg ACTGGTCCTAATGGAGCGTCTAACGAGCAAATGGGAGTTAACTACCGATCTCTGAATGATCTTTTCAATATCTCCCAACATAGAAACAATTCCATCAAATATCAAGTTGGGGTCCAAATGGTTGAAATATATAATGAACAAGTGCGGGATTTACTATCAAGTGACGGTTCCCAAAAGAA ACTCGGGATAATGTCTACCACTCAAACCACTGGACTAGCTGTACCTGATGCTAGTATGCATCCTGTCAACTCAACTTCAGATGTTCTAGACCTAATGAATGTTGGAATGAAAAATAGAGCTTCTGGTGCCACTGCATTGAATGAGAGAAGCAGTCGCTCTCACAG TGTTCTGACCATCCATGTTCACGGGAAGGATTCGAAGACTGGTGTTCCACTGCATGGAAATCTTCATTTGGTAGACCTTGCAGGAAGTGAAAGAGTTGACCGCTCTGAGGTAACTGGAGATAGGCTCAAGGAAGCGCAACATATTAACAAGTCCTTGTCTGCTCTTGGAGACGTCATTTTTGCACTTTCACAAAAGAGTTCTCATGTACCTTACAGGAACAGCAAACTCACTCAAGTCCTTCAGAGTTCTCTCg GAGGTGAAGCAAAGATTCTTATGTTTGTGCAGCTCAATCCTGATGCATCTTCATTTTTGGAAAGTATGAGCACTTTGAAATTTGCGGAGAGAGTTTCTGGGGTTGAGTTAGGTGCTGCACGAAGTAGCAAAGAGGGCAGGGATGTTAGGGAATTAATGGAGCAG GTGGCATCTCTGAAAAACACAATTGCCAAGAAGGATGATGAGATAGAGCGGCTGCAATTACTAAAAGATCTAAAAAACGTGTATTCAGGGATCAATGGGGAAAAGAATGGGCCAAGTTCAATGAGGTATGAGTCTTCTTCTCCAGGCAGAGATTCTGTAGGTGATTCTCCTGAGTGTAACCAAAAGTCATCGGCTGGAAAGGGCTTTGGACGTGGCGAGAAAGCAACTTCTGATCATGACAACTGTTCAGAGTACAGTGATAAGTATTCCGAAGCTGATTCCCAGAAGTCCATGGATGACTTTAAACACCAAAATGAATTGTCACAGCAATCAAAAGTTGCTGGAAACcgtaattttcattttcaagcaGATGGTGCGATTTTAGGATTTGGGGATGCAGACGATGATGAGAGATTAAGTGACAAGTCTGATGGCTGTCTTTCTGTGGGAACAGACCCTGACGGCTCAGTTGAGGATACTAATTCCACCGATGGCAGAAAATCATCAAATCAAGTACAAAG GCCAAGGCCAGCATCTAAGGTACAAAGACCCCTACAAAGAGCAGGGCAGACTGCTTCAAAAGACCATTTGAAGGCGTCAACAA GTATTAGAAGAAGTGGTAGTAGCTCTACCTTACTTAAACCACCCAGAAGATGGACGTAA